From Ursus arctos isolate Adak ecotype North America unplaced genomic scaffold, UrsArc2.0 scaffold_11, whole genome shotgun sequence, the proteins below share one genomic window:
- the FABP2 gene encoding fatty acid-binding protein, intestinal, which yields MAFDGTWKIDRNENYDKFMEKMGVNMVKRKLAAHDNLKLTITQEGNKFTVKESSTFRTIEIVFELGVTFNYSLADGTELTGSWNLEGNKLVGKFKRKDNGNELNTTREITGGELVQIYMYEGVEAKRIFKKE from the exons ATGGCTTTTGATGGTACTTGGAAGATAGACCGGAATGAGAACTATGACAAGTTCATGGAAAAAATGG GTGTTAATATGGTGAAAAGGAAGCTTGCAGCTCATGACAATCTGAAACTGACAATTacacaagaaggaaataaattcaCTGTCAAAGAATCAAGCACTTTTCGTACCATTGAAATTGTTTTTGAGCTTGGTGTCACTTTTAACTACAGCCTAGCAGACGGAACTGAACTCACC ggTAGTTGGAACCTAGAAGGAAATAAACTTGTTGGAAAATTCAAACGGAAAGACAATGGAAATGAACTGAATACTACCCGAGAAATTACAGGTGGTGAACTGGTTCAG ATTTACATGTATGAAGGAGTAGAAGCCAAGAGGATCTTCAAAAAGGAATGA